A window of Coturnix japonica isolate 7356 chromosome 2, Coturnix japonica 2.1, whole genome shotgun sequence contains these coding sequences:
- the TWIST1 gene encoding twist-related protein 1: MTLLPPNFPPAGAIRTSKSSTFSQSQTPRRGSKEGSGGILFYYYYFFAGLFFFFLLLDPDAIPPPPKVRSCLPPSLLLLLLAGQRSSRSRGSWRVRCPPLLPALPPLPARFSRLPPEMMQQDESNSPVSPADDSLSNSEEEPDRQQLPNGKRGGRKRRSSRRSAGGAVGAADEPCSPAQGKRGKKCGAGAGGGGGGGSSSGGGSPQSYEELQTQRVMANVRERQRTQSLNEAFAALRKIIPTLPSDKLSKIQTLKLAARYIDFLYQVLQSDELDSKMASCSYVAHERLSYAFSVWRMEGAWSMSASH, from the coding sequence ATGACACTGCTGCCCCCAAACTTTCCGCCAGCAGGAGCTATAAGAACCTCCAAGTCTTCAACTTTCTCCCAATCCCAGACACCTCGAAGGGGCTCCAAGGAGGGATCGGGAgggattcttttttattattattatttttttgctgggctttttttttttttcctcctcttggATCCTGATGccatcccccctccccccaaagTGAGgtcctgcctccctccctccctcctcctccttctcctcgCAGGCCAGCGAAGCAGCCGCTCAAGGGGGAGCTGGCGGGTTAGGTGCCCCCCTcttctccctgccctcccccccctcccggCCCGCTTCTCGCGTCTCCCCCCAGAGATGATGCAGCAGGACGAGTCAAACTCTCCAGTCTCCCCCGCCGACGACAGCTTGAGCAACAGCGAAGAGGAGCCGGACCGGCAGCAGCTGCCCAACGGCAAGAGGGGTGGCCGCAAGCGCCGCTCCAGCCGGCGCAGCGCCGGGGGCGCCGTCGGGGCCGCGGACGAGCCCTGCAGCCCGGCGCAAGGCAAGCGGGGCAAGAAGTGCGGGGCGGGcgcgggaggcggcggcggaggcggcagcagcagcggcgGCGGCAGCCCGCAGTCCTACGAGGAGCTGCAGACTCAGAGGGTCATGGCCAACGTGCGGGAGCGGCAGCGCACGCAGTCCCTGAACGAAGCTTTCGCCGCGCTGAGGAAGATCATCCCCACGTTGCCCTCCGACAAGCTGAGCAAGATCCAGACCCTCAAGCTGGCGGCCCGGTACATCGACTTCCTCTACCAGGTCTTACAGAGCGACGAGCTGGACTCCAAGATGGCAAGCTGCAGCTATGTGGCCCACGAGCGGCTCAGCTACGCCTTCTCGGTGTGGAGAATGGAGGGCGCCTGGTCCATGTCCGCATCCCACTAG
- the FERD3L gene encoding fer3-like protein, which yields MSAGLFPAHRLPELLRGTAPPLPCPERLLGTSVLSFVADISLGTPQNSSRAGLSLGLTPELPFGDRALSLREGMARGLPLTAIGDGDLEDEEEEEERIRSSSLLDRPRRKRVITYAQRQAANIRERKRMLSINSAFDQLRKKVPTFAYEKRLSRIETLRLAIVYISFMTELLNGCSRQEAS from the coding sequence ATGTCAGCCGGCCTCTTCCCGGCCCACCGGCTCCCGGAGCTGCTTCGCGGCACAGCCCCGCCGCTCCCCTGCCCGGAGCGGCTTCTGGGCACCTCGGTGCTGAGCTTCGTGGCCGACATCTCACTGGGAACCCCTCAGAATTCATCCCGGGCCGGGCTGAGCCTGGGGCTAACCCCCGAGCTTCCCTTCGGGGACAGAGCCCTGTCGCTGCGGGAGGGGATGGCCCGGGGACTGCCTTTGACGGCAATCGGAGACGGGGATCTCGAAGAcgaagaggaggaagaggagaggatCCGGAGCTCTTCCCTACTGGACAGACCCAGGAGAAAGAGGGTTATCACCTACGCCCAGCGCCAGGCAGCCAACATCCGCGAGAGGAAGAGGATGCTCAGCATCAACTCGGCCTTCGATCAGCTGAGGAAGAAGGTGCCCACCTTCGCCTACGAGAAGCGGCTCTCCCGGATAGAGACCTTGCGCCTGGCCATCGTGTACATCTCCTTCATGACCGAGCTCCTGAAcggctgcagcaggcaggaagcAAGCTAA